One genomic window of Lentisphaera araneosa HTCC2155 includes the following:
- a CDS encoding FecR family protein: MKELELLIDKCLHGEASEQEEKQLQELISESEEAFEFYLKSIQQHSDLKEWADAQEIEENKPISFPFLRWGMALAAILVTAFVLMTPSTVQPNILLNIHSVSHNYKVIRAGEMIKGVSQVQQGDQILVGDGGQVRLDVKDQESHIFLMSNSSVNFMNRDCNKINLQQGEIRAKLEKQKTPFIIKTNEGEAEIIGTEFSLTDKGETQLWVTSGQVRLNRGEKDSVLVGAGQRIDTESFRVEDKSGDQLIPNLYQGVEYFYYRNLRQSLTLDTDMVLIDHGVRTDFTYYTGAYDGYVRAAPTHKSFVSTEPFLMVLKAHYKSSQTGLHTLQLKSLREVNLRVNEKLYKLDGRGQTQVHFKEGFNLIELRTIGGKEADTGEILVDLQVSSQEGELVGLSSEQLFYTTTSELPDLSQDEMQEALTCDLPLREDFADRANGVLAKVKGEPVFVNDPVMGPVLQLNGKSDFLHIAEQMNSA, encoded by the coding sequence ATGAAAGAGCTCGAATTACTCATAGATAAATGCCTACATGGTGAAGCATCGGAACAAGAAGAGAAACAATTGCAAGAATTGATCTCTGAGTCCGAGGAAGCTTTTGAGTTTTATTTAAAATCCATTCAGCAGCACAGTGACTTAAAAGAATGGGCAGATGCTCAAGAAATTGAAGAAAATAAGCCTATAAGCTTTCCCTTTTTACGCTGGGGTATGGCTTTAGCTGCCATTTTGGTGACGGCTTTTGTCTTGATGACACCAAGTACAGTTCAACCAAATATCCTTCTCAATATTCACTCAGTGAGTCACAATTATAAAGTGATTCGCGCTGGAGAAATGATCAAAGGGGTAAGCCAAGTTCAACAAGGCGATCAGATTTTAGTGGGTGATGGCGGGCAGGTGCGTTTAGATGTCAAAGACCAAGAGAGTCATATTTTTTTGATGAGCAATAGTAGTGTCAATTTTATGAACCGCGACTGTAACAAGATCAATCTTCAACAAGGTGAGATTCGTGCCAAGCTCGAAAAACAAAAAACGCCTTTTATCATCAAGACCAATGAAGGTGAAGCCGAAATTATCGGTACGGAATTTTCACTGACGGACAAAGGGGAAACTCAACTTTGGGTTACGAGTGGTCAAGTCAGATTAAATCGTGGTGAAAAAGACTCCGTACTCGTTGGCGCAGGTCAAAGAATTGACACAGAATCCTTTCGAGTAGAAGATAAGAGCGGTGATCAGCTTATCCCCAACCTCTATCAAGGGGTAGAATACTTCTATTATCGCAACCTTCGTCAAAGTTTGACTCTGGATACCGATATGGTACTTATCGATCATGGGGTGAGAACAGACTTTACTTATTACACGGGTGCTTATGATGGCTATGTGCGAGCGGCGCCAACGCATAAAAGTTTTGTGAGTACAGAGCCTTTTTTAATGGTTCTTAAAGCGCATTACAAATCATCACAAACGGGATTGCATACATTGCAGCTAAAGAGTCTGCGAGAGGTCAATTTACGCGTCAATGAAAAATTATATAAATTAGATGGACGGGGACAAACTCAAGTTCATTTTAAAGAGGGCTTTAACCTGATTGAACTTAGAACGATAGGGGGTAAGGAAGCCGACACGGGGGAAATACTGGTGGATTTACAAGTCAGTTCGCAAGAAGGTGAATTAGTTGGATTATCTAGTGAGCAGCTTTTCTACACCACAACAAGTGAGCTCCCTGACTTAAGTCAAGACGAAATGCAAGAGGCTTTGACTTGTGATTTGCCTCTGCGCGAAGATTTTGCGGATCGTGCAAATGGTGTTTTAGCGAAAGTAAAAGGAGAACCTGTATTCGTCAATGATCCAGTAATGGGACCGGTTTTACAACTCAATGGCAAGTCAGACTTTCTTCACATCGCAGAGCAGATGAACTCGGCCTGA
- a CDS encoding sigma-70 family RNA polymerase sigma factor: MKENTDFIREFAPVQHHLHMYIRSLVPNFSDADDLLQEVAATAWKKYESFDSEKSEFKSWLFGIARNKALHSKRRYLRTQNLLNEVQMINAEQFFLREGFTASDERQDALSECMNQLSDDQRKLLLGRYRDKKKSYELADLFKRSAEQVRIQLFRLRKVLKVCVMEKVEL; encoded by the coding sequence ATGAAAGAAAATACAGATTTTATACGCGAGTTTGCGCCGGTGCAGCATCACTTACATATGTACATCAGGTCACTCGTGCCTAATTTTAGTGATGCCGATGACCTGCTTCAAGAAGTGGCGGCTACAGCCTGGAAAAAGTATGAGAGCTTTGATTCAGAAAAGTCTGAGTTTAAATCCTGGCTTTTTGGCATTGCTCGCAATAAAGCCTTGCACTCAAAGCGACGTTATTTACGAACGCAAAATCTCCTCAACGAAGTTCAAATGATTAATGCAGAACAATTTTTTCTAAGAGAGGGTTTTACAGCCAGTGATGAACGTCAAGATGCGCTCAGCGAATGTATGAATCAACTCTCTGATGATCAAAGAAAGCTTTTGCTTGGCCGTTATCGCGACAAGAAAAAGAGTTATGAACTCGCAGATTTATTTAAACGCAGCGCCGAACAGGTTCGTATTCAGTTATTTCGTTTGCGTAAGGTTTTGAAGGTTTGTGTGATGGAGAAAGTGGAATTATGA
- a CDS encoding DUF1501 domain-containing protein, producing the protein MNRRTFLKTSGALGLSAGLPVNAHEAITPGFPNYNPKIKRVIHLCMAGGMSQLESFDNKPLLREMDGKVMPESMTKGKQLAQLQGKQLKCFGGRFDFHKHGQSGLEISDKFPHIAKHADKLCVINSMHTDQINHDPAHTVFNTGTILPGRPSMGSWINYAIGAETNDLPGYVVLVSQGGGQGQPISSRQWSNGFLPGKTQGVQFNSKGDAVHYVNSPKGVTLDHQSRLIENIAKLNKHLRTKQNDPAIETRIAQYELALKMQTSVPALTDYSKESKATLGMYGCKPGDGSYASNCLMARKLAENGVRFIQLYHRGWDHHGNLKGAFPNAAKLTDQATAALISDLEQRGMLDETLIVFGGEFGRTPMAQGTGRDHHMSAFTHVVLGGGIKGGINYGKTDEFGYEIAENPVHVRDMHATILHLFGIDHHRLSVKFQGLDSKLTGVHKAKVIKEILA; encoded by the coding sequence ATGAATAGAAGAACATTTTTAAAAACAAGTGGTGCTCTTGGTTTAAGTGCGGGACTTCCCGTTAATGCTCATGAAGCGATCACACCTGGCTTCCCCAATTACAATCCAAAAATCAAACGCGTCATCCACCTCTGTATGGCAGGTGGCATGTCTCAACTCGAAAGTTTTGATAACAAGCCCCTCCTCCGAGAAATGGATGGTAAAGTCATGCCTGAATCCATGACAAAAGGCAAGCAATTGGCTCAGTTGCAGGGAAAACAACTCAAATGTTTCGGCGGGCGTTTTGATTTCCATAAACATGGTCAATCAGGTTTGGAAATCAGCGATAAATTCCCTCATATAGCCAAGCATGCTGACAAACTCTGCGTCATTAATTCGATGCATACGGATCAAATCAATCACGACCCTGCGCACACCGTATTTAATACGGGAACCATCCTTCCTGGTCGCCCGAGTATGGGTTCTTGGATTAATTATGCGATTGGCGCAGAAACCAATGACCTACCCGGTTATGTGGTCCTTGTTTCTCAAGGTGGCGGCCAAGGACAACCGATTTCTTCTCGTCAGTGGAGCAATGGCTTCTTGCCAGGTAAAACGCAAGGGGTTCAATTTAACTCGAAGGGCGACGCCGTTCACTACGTCAACTCCCCAAAAGGCGTCACTCTCGATCACCAATCACGTCTTATTGAGAATATTGCTAAACTCAATAAACATTTGCGAACTAAGCAAAATGATCCCGCGATTGAAACGCGTATTGCTCAATACGAACTCGCCCTCAAAATGCAGACTTCAGTTCCGGCACTCACTGATTACTCAAAGGAAAGTAAAGCCACTTTAGGTATGTATGGCTGTAAACCCGGCGATGGTTCCTACGCATCAAACTGCCTTATGGCTCGTAAGCTCGCCGAAAATGGCGTACGTTTTATTCAACTTTACCACCGTGGCTGGGATCATCATGGCAACCTCAAAGGTGCCTTCCCCAATGCGGCTAAACTTACGGACCAAGCGACAGCTGCTTTAATCTCGGACCTTGAACAACGCGGAATGCTCGATGAAACCTTGATTGTTTTTGGTGGTGAATTTGGTCGTACACCGATGGCTCAAGGAACTGGCCGTGATCACCATATGTCGGCCTTCACTCACGTCGTTCTCGGCGGCGGCATTAAGGGCGGCATAAACTATGGTAAAACTGATGAATTTGGTTACGAGATTGCCGAAAATCCCGTTCATGTTCGCGATATGCACGCCACTATCCTCCATCTCTTTGGTATTGATCACCATCGTCTCTCGGTTAAATTCCAAGGACTCGACTCCAAGCTCACTGGTGTCCATAAAGCCAAAGTAATAAAAGAAATCCTCGCCTAA
- a CDS encoding PSD1 and planctomycete cytochrome C domain-containing protein, giving the protein MKKILLGSLILSSLASQGKDINFNKDVLPILSDKCYACHGPDAHDIKGKLQLHTFDKAAKERHYTSKNGKKKILDPAIVPGKPDESLVWERIMTYDEDDVMPPLKHHKPLSQKEKETIRQWIESGAEYEPHWAYTSIKKPQGNVDQLASKKLKEHKLDFSEEADKRTLVRRLSFDLRGLPASPQEIQIFLKDSSPDAWSKLIDKFLASPAFGEKMAVMWLDLVRYADTVGYHGDQIQHVEAYRDYVIKAFNKNMPFDQFTKEQLAGDLLPNPTQDQLIASAYNRLNMMSREGGAQENEYLAKYAQDRVATTSIAWMGSTLACAECHDHKYDPFTAKDFYAFAAFFSDIQQVGVYNRNPSGKGGLRNEDPFPPYITLNQPEIYAAINPIKADLAKSEEIVKASLAGATFGEAKVKQLNSLFTVHAETQIDTAKVSIPIKIDKATGQIAFEFPKSDKPLPALKGLSISKDGKAITYKNADASHSHGGYHPHFLIHKNPQGWKADHKKMQALVMTPHHNMEGDYRVDLEFEKSPRIKLKISSYTGCFYTGKHLQTLHTGNRAQKKKLLVYLSNAEYRTHDGKIAQLKNKLKNTEKNTRELCQITVAVKPRLVRLLPKGNWQDNSGEIVQPAVPAFLGKINKEGRATRLDLAEWLTSQDNPLTSRTLANRLWKQFFGRGLAADVTDLGAQGQAPENPELLDLLATELKSNWDIKALVKTIVSSRAYRQSSNAQETLKKYDPFNDYLARQNSRRLEAELLRDNLLEISSLLIHNQGGSAVKPYQPEGYYKDLNFPRRVYKADNNDQQYRRGVYMHRQRTYLHPMLKAFDAPSREQCVAARSVSNTPLQALNLLNDPSFVEAAKNFAQSTLTLFENKNKRLHWMFEKSTGRTPDATELAQLQKIADTELKYYSDKPKEATELLKIGLKVVDPKLDPKELAAWTSVARIMLNLHETITVY; this is encoded by the coding sequence ATGAAGAAAATTTTACTTGGTTCATTGATACTTTCCTCCCTAGCGAGTCAGGGAAAAGATATCAACTTTAATAAAGACGTCTTACCCATCCTTTCAGATAAATGTTATGCCTGCCATGGTCCAGATGCCCATGATATAAAAGGTAAGCTACAACTCCACACTTTTGACAAGGCCGCAAAAGAGCGTCACTACACAAGTAAGAATGGGAAGAAAAAAATTCTCGACCCAGCTATTGTTCCTGGCAAGCCCGATGAAAGTCTCGTTTGGGAACGCATCATGACTTATGACGAAGACGACGTCATGCCTCCCCTCAAACACCACAAGCCACTCAGTCAAAAAGAGAAAGAGACGATCCGTCAGTGGATAGAATCTGGTGCAGAATATGAACCTCATTGGGCGTACACAAGCATCAAAAAACCTCAAGGCAATGTAGATCAACTGGCTAGCAAAAAACTCAAAGAACACAAGCTCGATTTTAGTGAAGAAGCCGATAAAAGAACTCTCGTTCGCCGTTTAAGCTTTGATCTGCGCGGACTTCCTGCGAGCCCTCAGGAAATTCAAATCTTCCTAAAGGATAGCTCCCCTGACGCTTGGTCAAAATTGATTGACAAATTTTTAGCTTCACCAGCTTTTGGCGAAAAAATGGCTGTGATGTGGCTCGACTTGGTGCGTTACGCCGATACGGTTGGCTACCACGGCGATCAAATCCAGCACGTGGAAGCTTACCGAGATTACGTCATTAAAGCCTTCAACAAAAATATGCCTTTCGATCAATTCACCAAGGAACAACTCGCTGGCGACTTACTCCCCAATCCGACTCAAGATCAGCTCATTGCGTCGGCATACAATCGTCTCAATATGATGAGTCGTGAGGGTGGCGCACAGGAAAACGAATACCTTGCGAAGTACGCACAAGACCGCGTTGCCACAACTTCCATTGCTTGGATGGGCAGCACACTTGCCTGTGCCGAATGTCACGATCACAAATACGACCCCTTCACGGCCAAAGACTTTTATGCCTTTGCGGCCTTCTTTTCCGATATCCAACAGGTTGGCGTTTATAACCGCAATCCTTCTGGCAAAGGAGGATTAAGAAATGAAGACCCCTTTCCTCCTTATATCACACTTAATCAGCCCGAGATATATGCTGCTATCAATCCTATCAAAGCTGACTTAGCTAAATCAGAAGAAATTGTAAAAGCTTCTTTAGCTGGGGCTACTTTTGGAGAGGCCAAAGTAAAACAACTCAACTCGCTTTTCACTGTGCATGCCGAGACACAAATCGACACGGCAAAAGTCTCCATACCAATCAAAATTGATAAAGCTACTGGTCAAATTGCCTTTGAATTCCCGAAGTCCGATAAGCCCCTGCCCGCACTTAAGGGTTTGAGCATTAGTAAAGATGGCAAAGCTATCACTTATAAAAATGCAGATGCGAGCCATTCCCATGGTGGCTACCATCCTCATTTCCTGATTCATAAAAATCCTCAAGGCTGGAAAGCTGATCACAAGAAAATGCAGGCGCTTGTCATGACTCCGCACCACAACATGGAAGGTGACTACCGAGTCGATCTTGAGTTTGAAAAATCACCTAGGATCAAACTGAAAATTTCTTCTTATACTGGCTGTTTCTACACCGGAAAACATTTGCAGACCCTTCATACAGGAAACAGAGCTCAAAAGAAAAAATTACTCGTCTACTTAAGCAATGCTGAATACCGTACTCACGACGGAAAAATTGCTCAATTAAAAAACAAGCTTAAAAACACCGAGAAGAACACCAGAGAACTCTGTCAAATCACTGTCGCAGTTAAGCCTCGTCTCGTGCGCCTCCTCCCAAAAGGCAATTGGCAAGATAATAGCGGCGAAATCGTTCAGCCAGCTGTTCCCGCTTTCCTCGGAAAAATTAATAAAGAGGGTCGCGCCACTCGCCTCGATTTAGCAGAATGGCTCACGTCGCAGGACAACCCACTCACTTCACGGACCCTTGCAAATCGCTTGTGGAAGCAGTTCTTCGGGCGTGGTCTTGCTGCTGACGTTACGGATCTCGGTGCACAAGGTCAAGCACCGGAGAATCCCGAGCTACTCGATCTCCTTGCCACAGAACTGAAAAGTAACTGGGATATCAAAGCTTTAGTAAAAACTATTGTGAGCTCTCGCGCTTACCGTCAAAGTAGTAATGCTCAAGAGACCCTAAAAAAATACGATCCTTTTAACGATTATTTGGCACGCCAAAATTCTAGGCGCTTAGAGGCTGAGCTCCTCCGTGATAACTTATTGGAAATCTCTTCACTTCTCATCCACAATCAAGGTGGCTCTGCTGTTAAGCCCTATCAACCCGAAGGCTATTACAAAGATCTCAACTTTCCAAGAAGAGTTTACAAAGCTGATAATAATGATCAGCAGTACCGCAGAGGCGTTTATATGCACCGCCAACGTACGTACCTCCACCCCATGCTAAAAGCTTTCGATGCTCCGAGTCGTGAACAGTGTGTAGCGGCAAGATCTGTATCTAACACCCCACTCCAGGCCCTCAATTTACTCAATGATCCAAGTTTTGTGGAAGCGGCCAAAAACTTCGCTCAAAGTACTCTCACACTTTTTGAAAACAAGAACAAACGCTTGCATTGGATGTTCGAAAAATCAACTGGGCGTACACCTGATGCCACAGAACTGGCGCAACTCCAAAAAATCGCCGATACCGAGCTCAAGTACTACAGCGATAAGCCTAAAGAAGCGACTGAGCTCTTGAAAATAGGATTAAAAGTTGTTGATCCAAAGCTTGATCCAAAGGAATTAGCCGCCTGGACTTCAGTGGCTCGAATCATGCTTAACCTTCACGAAACAATTACGGTATACTAG